Proteins encoded by one window of Chryseobacterium foetidum:
- a CDS encoding SDR family NAD(P)-dependent oxidoreductase, with protein sequence MGILDNKVALVTGAGSGIGLAIAELYAKEGAKVVVSDINEEHGNQAVEKIKSNGGEASFVKADTSNSEQVEALISKTAEIYGRLDIACNNAGIGGEQALTGDYSLESWKKVLNVNLDGVFYGCKYQLQQMEKNGGGVIVNIASIHGTVAAQLSSAYTTSKHAVVGLTKNIGAEYGQKNIRCNAVGPAYIETPLLESASGDMKDALIAKHPMGRLGKPEEVAELVLFLSSDKSSFMTGGYYLVDGGYTAV encoded by the coding sequence ATGGGAATTTTAGACAATAAAGTAGCATTGGTAACAGGTGCCGGTTCAGGTATCGGCCTTGCCATTGCAGAGTTGTATGCAAAAGAAGGAGCAAAAGTGGTCGTTTCAGACATCAATGAAGAGCACGGAAATCAGGCGGTTGAAAAAATAAAATCAAACGGTGGCGAGGCTTCGTTTGTAAAGGCAGACACTTCAAATTCTGAACAGGTCGAAGCTCTGATCAGCAAAACGGCTGAAATTTACGGAAGACTGGATATCGCCTGCAACAACGCCGGAATCGGTGGCGAACAGGCACTGACCGGAGATTACAGTCTCGAAAGCTGGAAAAAAGTTCTGAATGTAAATCTTGACGGTGTTTTCTACGGATGCAAATATCAGCTTCAGCAGATGGAGAAAAATGGTGGTGGCGTAATCGTCAATATCGCTTCCATTCACGGAACGGTTGCCGCACAGCTCTCTTCCGCATACACCACTTCAAAACACGCTGTGGTAGGCTTAACCAAAAACATCGGCGCAGAATACGGACAGAAAAACATACGCTGTAACGCTGTTGGTCCCGCTTACATCGAAACTCCGCTTTTGGAAAGTGCAAGTGGCGATATGAAAGATGCTCTAATTGCCAAACATCCGATGGGAAGATTAGGAAAACCGGAGGAAGTTGCAGAATTGGTTCTCTTCCTGAGTTCCGACAAATCTTCTTTCATGACTGGCGGTTATTATCTTGTTGACGGCGGTTACACTGCAGTTTAA